A genomic window from Streptomyces brevispora includes:
- a CDS encoding thiamine-binding protein yields the protein MRLRVEFTTEPFDLDEAPAHAVVAREVVQSAHLDAVDVGPFGNTAEGGADEVLTAVDSLLRQALASGATRVSLQVNVIGEDSK from the coding sequence GTGCGCTTGCGCGTGGAGTTCACCACCGAGCCCTTCGATCTCGACGAGGCGCCGGCCCACGCGGTCGTCGCCCGCGAGGTCGTCCAGTCGGCCCACCTGGACGCCGTGGACGTCGGCCCCTTCGGCAACACCGCCGAGGGGGGCGCCGACGAGGTGCTCACCGCGGTGGACTCCCTCCTGCGCCAGGCCCTGGCATCAGGTGCCACCCGGGTCTCCCTCCAGGTCAACGTGATCGGGGAGGACTCCAAGTGA
- the uraH gene encoding hydroxyisourate hydrolase yields MSTFATASVSTHILDTSIGRPAAAVAVALAARTGSDAQWVALGGSATDADGRCKDLPALPEGTTHVRLDFETEPYFASKKQAEAQQDAPRARDSGAFFPEVAITFAVTPGEHFHVPLLLNPFGYSVYRGS; encoded by the coding sequence TTGAGCACCTTCGCCACCGCATCGGTGTCCACCCACATCCTGGACACCAGCATCGGCCGCCCCGCCGCAGCCGTCGCCGTCGCACTCGCCGCCCGCACGGGCAGCGACGCCCAGTGGGTGGCGCTCGGCGGTTCCGCGACCGATGCGGACGGGCGCTGCAAGGACCTGCCGGCCCTGCCGGAAGGAACCACCCACGTACGGCTCGACTTCGAGACCGAGCCGTACTTCGCCAGCAAGAAGCAAGCCGAGGCGCAGCAGGACGCCCCCCGCGCAAGGGACAGCGGTGCGTTCTTCCCGGAGGTGGCGATCACGTTCGCCGTCACCCCGGGCGAGCACTTTCACGTACCGCTGCTGCTCAACCCGTTCGGCTACTCCGTATACCGAGGGAGCTAG
- the pucL gene encoding factor-independent urate hydroxylase, with amino-acid sequence MPTILGQNQYGKAENRVVRITRDGDTHHIKDLNVSVALSGDMADVHYSGSNANVLPTDTTKNTVFAFAKKYGIESAEQFGIHLARHFVSSQEPIQIARIRIEEYSWERIETSGGNSRFIGADEVKHSFVRKGQETRTAQITYDGEKWEVISGLKELSVLNSTNSEFWGYVKDEYTTLKEAHDRVLATDVSAKWRYNWTSDEARMPNWEKSYEQARKHMLEAFAETYSLSLQQTLYQMGSRIINSRSEIDEIRFSLPNNHHFLVDLEPFGLKNDTADGAVYFAADRPYGLIEATVLRDGIEPRIPVDLTNL; translated from the coding sequence ATGCCCACGATTCTCGGCCAGAACCAGTACGGCAAAGCAGAGAACCGCGTCGTCAGGATCACGCGGGACGGCGACACCCACCACATCAAGGACCTGAACGTCTCGGTCGCCCTCTCCGGTGACATGGCCGACGTCCACTACTCCGGCTCCAACGCGAACGTCCTGCCGACCGACACCACCAAGAACACGGTGTTCGCGTTCGCCAAGAAGTACGGCATCGAGTCCGCCGAGCAGTTCGGTATCCACCTCGCCCGCCACTTCGTGTCGTCGCAGGAACCGATCCAGATCGCCCGCATCCGGATCGAGGAGTACTCCTGGGAGCGCATCGAGACCTCCGGAGGCAACTCCCGGTTCATCGGCGCCGACGAGGTGAAGCACTCCTTCGTGCGCAAGGGCCAGGAGACCCGCACCGCCCAGATCACCTACGACGGTGAGAAGTGGGAGGTCATCTCCGGACTCAAGGAACTCTCGGTGCTGAACTCGACGAACTCCGAGTTCTGGGGCTACGTCAAGGACGAGTACACGACGCTCAAGGAGGCACACGACCGCGTCCTGGCCACCGACGTGTCCGCCAAGTGGCGGTACAACTGGACCAGCGACGAGGCTCGCATGCCGAACTGGGAGAAGTCCTACGAGCAGGCGCGCAAGCACATGCTCGAAGCCTTCGCGGAGACGTACTCCCTCTCCCTCCAGCAGACCCTCTACCAGATGGGTTCGCGCATCATCAACAGCCGCAGCGAGATCGACGAGATCCGTTTCTCGCTGCCGAACAACCACCACTTCCTGGTGGACCTGGAGCCGTTCGGGCTGAAGAACGATACCGCTGACGGTGCGGTCTACTTCGCGGCCGACCGCCCGTACGGGCTCATCGAGGCGACCGTGCTGCGGGACGGCATCGAGCCGCGTATCCCGGTCGACCTGACCAACCTCTGA
- a CDS encoding helix-turn-helix domain-containing protein, with amino-acid sequence MTAPSDHPLVAAVKPLVDAMGAELLGPEQAQPDDVVLSWEGLDVVAVRLPQLSDSLDHILAAMERRHGMPLAELDRRTKQAVVRTLEARGAFSVRHGVETVAGALGVSRFTVYNYLNRDIAPKSE; translated from the coding sequence GTGACCGCGCCCTCGGACCACCCCCTCGTCGCCGCGGTCAAGCCGCTCGTCGACGCCATGGGCGCCGAACTGCTCGGACCCGAGCAGGCGCAACCCGACGACGTCGTGCTGTCCTGGGAGGGGCTGGACGTCGTGGCGGTCCGACTGCCGCAGCTCTCGGACTCGCTGGATCACATCCTGGCCGCCATGGAGCGCCGGCACGGCATGCCGCTCGCCGAGCTGGACCGCAGAACCAAGCAGGCGGTCGTGCGGACCCTGGAGGCGCGTGGTGCCTTCTCCGTACGCCATGGCGTGGAGACGGTGGCCGGGGCGCTGGGGGTCAGCCGGTTCACCGTCTACAACTACCTGAACAGGGATATCGCGCCGAAGAGCGAGTAG
- a CDS encoding 8-oxoguanine deaminase yields the protein MAAPAASDRVERIVIENCSIATVDADDTEYASGHVVVAGNRIESVGAGRAPEGLEHVVRRIDGTGHLVTPGLINTHHHFYQWITRGLATDHNLFEWLVALYPTWARIDEPMARAAAQGSLAMMARGGVTTAMDHHYVYPRGSGDLSGAIIGAARDMGVRFTLARGSMDRSEKDGGLPPDFAVESLEGALAGTEAAIDAHHDASFDAMTQIAVAPCSPFSVSTELMRQGAELARRRGVRLHTHGSETVEEEKFCHELFGMGPTDYFESTGWLGDDVWMAHCVHMNDSDIAAFARTGTGVAHCPSSNARLAAGIARVPDMLAAGVPVGLGVDGTASNESGELHTELRNALLINRLGPHRQRALNARQALRLGTYGGAQVLGRAAQIGSLEPGKLADLVLWKLDTLAHASIADPVTALVFGAAAPVTLSLVNGKPVVEGNHLVTVDEDAVARATREEARRLARIAAGA from the coding sequence ATGGCAGCACCGGCAGCCTCCGATCGTGTGGAACGCATCGTCATCGAGAACTGCTCGATCGCGACCGTCGACGCCGACGACACCGAGTACGCCTCGGGCCACGTCGTCGTCGCGGGCAACCGCATCGAGTCCGTCGGCGCCGGCCGGGCGCCGGAGGGCCTGGAACACGTCGTACGCCGGATCGACGGCACCGGGCATCTCGTCACGCCCGGTCTGATCAACACCCATCACCACTTCTACCAGTGGATCACCCGCGGTCTGGCCACCGACCACAACCTCTTCGAATGGCTGGTCGCGCTGTACCCGACGTGGGCGCGCATCGACGAGCCGATGGCCCGTGCCGCCGCGCAGGGTTCGCTCGCCATGATGGCCCGCGGCGGTGTGACCACCGCCATGGACCACCACTACGTCTACCCGCGGGGCTCCGGCGACCTGTCCGGCGCCATCATCGGCGCCGCCCGTGACATGGGCGTACGGTTCACGCTCGCCCGCGGTTCGATGGACCGCAGCGAGAAGGACGGCGGGCTGCCGCCGGACTTCGCCGTGGAGAGCCTCGAAGGCGCCCTGGCCGGCACCGAGGCGGCCATCGACGCGCACCACGACGCCTCCTTCGACGCGATGACCCAGATCGCCGTCGCACCCTGCTCACCCTTCTCCGTGTCCACCGAACTGATGCGACAGGGAGCCGAGTTGGCACGCCGTCGCGGAGTGCGGCTGCACACCCACGGCTCGGAGACCGTGGAGGAGGAGAAGTTCTGCCACGAGCTGTTCGGCATGGGCCCGACCGACTACTTCGAGTCGACCGGCTGGCTCGGGGACGACGTGTGGATGGCGCACTGCGTCCACATGAACGACTCCGACATCGCCGCCTTCGCCCGCACAGGCACCGGCGTCGCGCACTGCCCGTCCTCCAACGCCCGGCTGGCCGCGGGCATCGCCCGGGTCCCGGACATGCTCGCCGCGGGCGTCCCGGTCGGCCTCGGCGTCGACGGCACCGCGTCGAACGAGTCCGGCGAGCTCCACACCGAACTGCGCAACGCCCTCCTCATCAACCGCCTCGGTCCGCACCGGCAAAGGGCCCTGAATGCCCGTCAGGCCCTGCGCCTGGGCACGTACGGCGGCGCCCAGGTCCTCGGCCGCGCCGCCCAGATCGGCTCCCTGGAGCCCGGCAAGCTCGCCGACCTGGTCCTCTGGAAGCTGGACACCCTCGCTCACGCCTCCATCGCCGACCCGGTGACCGCCCTGGTCTTCGGCGCCGCGGCCCCGGTCACCCTCTCCCTCGTCAACGGCAAGCCGGTCGTCGAGGGCAACCACCTCGTCACCGTGGACGAGGACGCCGTCGCCCGCGCCACCCGCGAAGAGGCCCGCCGCCTCGCGCGGATCGCCGCCGGGGCCTGA
- the uraD gene encoding 2-oxo-4-hydroxy-4-carboxy-5-ureidoimidazoline decarboxylase, which produces MTSSSTPGLARFNTLADHEAAAALHEVCASAAWGRKILSGRPYTTAEALLSASDTATAALDTADLAEAMAGHPPIGRPKPGDPTSSREQRGMAGATEELRAEMLELNLAYQERFGHVFLICATGATGEQMRDALKARSGNSPEQERGHVRTELGKINRIRLNRLVEEE; this is translated from the coding sequence GTGACTTCGAGCTCCACACCGGGCCTGGCCCGGTTCAACACCCTGGCGGACCACGAGGCGGCCGCCGCTCTCCACGAGGTGTGTGCCAGCGCGGCCTGGGGGAGGAAGATCCTCTCCGGGCGGCCCTACACCACGGCGGAAGCCCTGCTCTCCGCGAGCGACACCGCCACAGCGGCCCTCGACACGGCGGACCTGGCCGAAGCCATGGCCGGTCACCCGCCCATCGGCCGCCCGAAGCCCGGGGACCCGACCTCCTCCCGCGAACAGCGGGGGATGGCCGGCGCCACCGAGGAGCTCAGGGCCGAGATGCTCGAACTCAACCTGGCCTACCAGGAGCGGTTCGGACATGTCTTCCTGATCTGCGCCACCGGCGCCACCGGAGAGCAGATGCGTGACGCGCTGAAGGCCCGGTCCGGCAACTCGCCCGAGCAGGAGCGCGGACATGTGCGCACCGAACTGGGCAAGATCAACCGCATCAGGCTGAACCGTCTCGTCGAAGAGGAGTGA
- a CDS encoding lactonase family protein gives MTTPTNRRTLLGALLAGGVLAAAPSRPRSGHPGRAPRTAEEGARATATLFLGTYTSTTPGGTGIGVASYDPVAGTIAAGTVVTGVQNPSYLALHPTGGTLYAVDEQQRGGITAVALADDGTFRVLGTRDTGGAGPCHLSVHPGGKWLFSANYTSGSVAVHPLAADGTPGERTGLVAHTVPAPGPGQDGPHAHQIVTAPDGGHVLAVDLGNDTVYTYRLDEDRGTLEQLSYAALRPGAGPRSLTFHPGGRHAYLACEVDNTVVVCGYDPATGVLTPGTPQSTGTGSGTSYPAQLLVTGDGRFAYLANRGHNSLTRYAVEDGGATLRLLDTVPVGGDFPRHIAFSPDGALLLAANQKSGTVTVFRVDGESGALASVGTPFAAPAAVCVLPLPR, from the coding sequence ATGACCACCCCCACGAACCGCCGCACCCTCCTCGGAGCACTCCTGGCGGGCGGTGTCCTCGCCGCCGCCCCCTCGCGTCCACGCTCCGGACATCCCGGCCGGGCGCCGCGCACCGCCGAAGAGGGGGCGCGCGCGACCGCCACGCTCTTCCTCGGCACCTACACGTCAACCACCCCCGGAGGCACCGGAATCGGCGTCGCCTCGTACGACCCGGTGGCCGGGACCATCGCCGCGGGCACCGTCGTCACCGGCGTCCAGAACCCCTCGTACCTCGCGCTGCACCCCACCGGCGGCACGCTCTACGCCGTTGACGAGCAGCAACGGGGCGGCATCACCGCGGTGGCGCTCGCCGACGACGGGACCTTCCGGGTGCTGGGGACGCGGGACACCGGTGGCGCCGGACCCTGCCACCTCTCGGTCCACCCCGGCGGAAAGTGGCTGTTCAGCGCCAACTACACCTCCGGCAGCGTCGCCGTGCACCCGCTGGCCGCCGACGGCACACCGGGGGAGCGCACCGGCCTGGTCGCCCACACCGTCCCCGCACCCGGACCGGGTCAGGACGGTCCGCACGCCCACCAGATCGTCACCGCCCCGGACGGCGGCCACGTCCTCGCCGTCGACCTGGGGAACGACACGGTGTACACCTACCGGCTCGACGAGGACCGCGGCACCCTGGAACAGCTCTCGTACGCCGCGCTGCGCCCCGGCGCCGGACCGCGCTCGCTCACCTTCCACCCCGGCGGCCGCCACGCCTATCTGGCCTGCGAGGTCGACAACACGGTCGTGGTCTGCGGCTACGACCCCGCCACCGGTGTGCTCACCCCGGGCACCCCGCAGTCCACCGGAACGGGCAGTGGCACCAGCTACCCCGCCCAGCTGCTGGTCACCGGTGACGGCCGCTTCGCCTATCTGGCCAACCGCGGGCACAACAGCCTCACCCGGTACGCGGTCGAGGACGGCGGGGCCACGCTGCGGCTGCTCGACACGGTGCCGGTCGGCGGCGACTTCCCCCGGCACATCGCCTTCTCCCCGGACGGGGCGCTGCTCCTCGCCGCCAACCAGAAGTCCGGCACCGTCACGGTGTTCCGGGTCGACGGGGAGAGCGGCGCCCTGGCGTCCGTGGGAACGCCCTTCGCGGCCCCTGCCGCGGTCTGCGTGCTGCCGCTGCCGCGGTAG